From one Solanum lycopersicum chromosome 12, SLM_r2.1 genomic stretch:
- the TIL gene encoding temperature-induced lipocalin: MATKVMEVVKNLDLKRYMGRWYEIASFPSRFQPKDGVDTRATYTLNSDGTVHVLNETWCNGKRGFIEGTAYKADPNSDEAKLKVRFYVPPFLPIIPVTGDYWVLYIDEDYQYALIGQPSRRYLWILSRQTRLDDEIYNQLVEKAKEEGYDVSKLHKTPQSDSPPDSEDSPKDTKGIWWIKSILGK; the protein is encoded by the exons ATGGCTACAAAAGTAATGGAAGTGGTGAAAAATCTTGATTTAAAGAGGTATATGGGTAGATGGTATGAAATTGCTTCATTTCCATCAAGATTTCAGCCTAAAGATGGAGTGGACACAAGGGCTACTTATACATTGAACTCAGATGGCACTGTACATGTGCTGAATGAGACATGGTGTAATGGCAAAAGAGGGTTTATTGAAGGAACTGCTTATAAGGCTGACCCTAATAGTGATGAGGCAAAATTGAAAGTCAGGTTTTATGTTCCACCATTTTTGCCTATAATTCCTGTTACTGGTGATTATTGGGTTTTGTATATTGATGAGGATTATCAGTATGCTTTGATTGGTCAGCCTAGTAGGAGGTATTTATGG ATATTAAGTAGGCAAACACGTCTTGACGATGAGATTTACAACCAGCTTGTTGAGAAGGCTAAAGAAGAAGGCTACGACGTGAGTAAGCTCCACAAGACGCCACAATCTGATTCCCCACCAGATAGTGAAGATAGCCCCAAAGACACCAAAGGAATTTGGTGGATCAAATCAATCCTTGGAAAATAG